A segment of the Fodinicurvata sp. EGI_FJ10296 genome:
TTAGGTGGTTAAGTTATTGATATCATTGGGGTCAGATTCGCCCCTATTTGAAGATAGAAGATTAGAAGGTTCCGCTGTGGACAGTTTCCTCTGTGGATAAGTTAGGGGTTCTTAACCAATAGGTTGTGTAATTTCGTAGTCACAACCTATTATGGAGGGCTGATTTTGGTAATGTTTTGAACTGCGCACCAGCTTATGCATCTGGCTCCGTTCCGTTCGCCTATTGGCCTAGCCTATCAAGGGGTGTTGTTACCTGGGCGATATGCTGCCAGGGTTTAGGCTATATGGTGAAGTGCGAACAAAGCAGGGGGGCTTGGCCTACGCCCAAATCTTAGTCGTACTTTAAGGATAGTCAGCCTTATGCCGACATTATAGTAGGTGGATACTCGCCTTTCCAGGCGTGATATTGAGCCACGTCCTTAGCAGAATAGTGCATCCACCTATTATCGTCATACAGTTTTTCAACCATGCAATCGGAAGCTGGAAAGTGCCGATCTTTAACATCTACCCAGAAGCATGGTTTCTGTGTCTTTTTATTTATATCACCTGTGAAGAGACTGGATACACGATCCACCAAACTATCATGTACATGGATAACCCCATGCAAATGAGGATTTGTGCCGTGCATGGCCTCTGGAATACAAATTATGGTGGTAAGTTTATGCTGATTATTTGGACGCTGCCATCTGGGGCCGAGTAACTGACTGTTAAACCATGCCTCCAGATGCCTGATAATCCCCCTGGCTTTCACTTCATCCCAAGGGGTGTGTTCCCCAAACCGCAGGGTAAAAGCATATTGAGGGCAAGCAGCTTCCATCAAGTCTCGGATGGCCTTGGCGTATCGATCAGCTTCCGAAGCTGAAAGGGTATCAGGAGCCAGCAAACCAGACTTTGAACAGGTCGCGTTCTCGAAGCCGTGGATGCGAGCTGATGAGGCTTCGGGTAGGGCGGTAGCTGGGGCTTCCATTGCCATCACACAGCCCCCAATTCTGCGCCGTATGAGCGACATGCAGTGAGCGGGGAACCTTCAAGCTCCGATGAGATTGCGCGAAGGCTCTTCCTTGTCCGTGAAAGGCGAAGTTCGGTATTATATCTCCACCTGAGAGTGGTGTGGTGGTAAGTCTCGCCGGTCATGTGTTCGAGCCAGGCAGCTACACGGCGTTGTGAGAAGCCCTTCTCGATGTAGAGCAAAGCTTGCCGGAGATACTCCAGGCGTTCAGGGATGGCGATTGACCAGCGAGGGTCGTCTTCATCCAGTCGGTAACCGAACAAGGGCAGGCCGGCATTGCCGGTTCTGCGTCGTTCTTCGTACTGCCCATCCAAAAGCGATGGCCTCTGGATCAGGTTAATCGGATCAAGGGTTTCGTGTTCCATCGGCATAGGTATATGTACAACGGTGAGTTATACAAGACTTTTCTGTTGTATCCTCCGTGGAATCGACCAGAAATTTTATCGCCTCCAGCGAGCAGAACAATACATGAACAAACAGACTTGCTTCCAAAAACAATAATCTCAAATGGGGAATTTGATTCCGTCAGAACCAGAATAGGTCGTCCGTATTGAGCGGGTATATATGTACGGGCGGAGGGGTGGTGGCCCTTACCTGGCGGTCAGATGAAAGCCAGGCTTGGCAAGGTGTGATCGGTTTGATCTGCGAGGATGCAAAGTCCATTGGCGGCGATGCTCGATGCACCAGCGATGATATTACCTGGAGGCGCGATGCAGCGTCCATCGGCAAGGAAGCCGGTGACGACAGGGAAGCCTATATCCCGGCTGTCTGGAAACCCCATCCCCCTTACGGAATCCTCTTTGGCATAACCTACTAGCGATAACCTGGCGGTTATCACGTAGGCGAAGGGGAAGCCCCTTTCGAAACCCCAAGGCTTGATTCAGGACATGTTCAATAACGACCGTTTATGAACAGGGTGAAGCCCCCGACAAAACCAATGTTCAAAAAATACCTTGCGGAGTTATGAACAGTCCGACATTATGCACATCCATTATGAACACAAGGATGCGCCGGGATGCACACGTTCAGCTACACGCGGGTTTCGACAGCCGATCAACACACGGCCAACCAGGATCAAGAGATTGAAGCGGCAGGATATGCGGTTGATGCCGCCTATGCCGAGACGATCAGCGGGAAGGTGCCGGCAATGGACCGTCCAGAGTTCGTTCAGTTGATCGACGCTATCAGCCGCACCCGGAAGCCTAAGCGCCTCATCGTCACCAAACTGGATCGCCTGGGCCGTGATGCCGTGGACGTTCAACAGACGATCAAGCGGCTATCCGAGATGGATTGCTCTGTGAAGGTGCTCCAGCTCGGGGATCTTGATCTCACATCCTCGGCAGGGAAGTTGATCCTCGCCACGTTGTCAGCCGTGGCGGAGATGGAACGGGATCTTCTCGTTGAACGCACACAATCGGGCCTGCAACGGGCAAAGGCCCAGGGCAAGCAGTTAGGGCGA
Coding sequences within it:
- a CDS encoding recombinase family protein; amino-acid sequence: MHTFSYTRVSTADQHTANQDQEIEAAGYAVDAAYAETISGKVPAMDRPEFVQLIDAISRTRKPKRLIVTKLDRLGRDAVDVQQTIKRLSEMDCSVKVLQLGDLDLTSSAGKLILATLSAVAEMERDLLVERTQSGLQRAKAQGKQLGRPRKIDPTDVPTIRERMGKGETISALAREFNASRATIMRLVR